The following proteins are co-located in the Apis mellifera strain DH4 linkage group LG9, Amel_HAv3.1, whole genome shotgun sequence genome:
- the 5-HT2alpha gene encoding serotonin receptor (The RefSeq protein has 2 substitutions compared to this genomic sequence) produces MEGDLIASWTGNLTAMLHHLPCNDTFLHGCAEECGLASSGFDHMCTAEKGSFASSMTLLCTPCDYSNCDVNVSLVLSGLESVEGVFLSRLPRFECNETDFPDQILECTATTENATTEDLTISCSHRAKGLNPAGSRGRRLDWNFLFVAVFIVAGGLGNILVCLAVGLDKRLHNVTNYFLLSLAVADLLVSLFVMPLGAIPGFLGYWPFGVVWCNVYVTCDVLACSASIMHMCFISLGRYLGIRNPLRTRHTSTKRMVGFKIAAVWLLAMLVSSSITVLGIINPLNIMPRPGACVINNRAFFVFGSLIAFYIPMIVMVATYILTVQLLRQKARFIAEHPERDQFRRLGGRYFSTRASSTATSTVETATPSSSRYTWRTSGGVGSDSLTKLNAEALCRRKHNRCRGARSAAKSQPQLNFAVNGASNPAGSGTGATRLATKVDQATQTPENIGRETRNFTLKALKLQLNVTPNTLNLRFLPGRTKRRSLAANAVATEQKASKVLGLVFFMFVLCWAPFFLLNIFFAACPECSVPVHVVNVCLWLGYVSSTINPVIYTIFNRTFRAAFIRLLKCKCSRSARPRHRSVTESGRNAMSLCTPTALPLVISLQGTPLLTPTPNPTAATPASATSYVTMMHRTPTSLYRDTFHQHEHDQNC; encoded by the exons ATGGAGGGGGATCTGATCGCCTCTTGGACCGGCAACCTGACCGCGATGTTGCACCACCTGCCCTGCAACGACACCTTCCTCCACGGATGCGCGGAGGAGTGTGGACTCGCCTCGTCGGGATTCGATCACATGTGCACGGCCGAGAAGGGAAGCTTCGCCTCGTCCATGACTCTGCTCTGCGCGCCCTGCGACTACTCCAACTGCGACGTGAACGTGTCCTTGGTCCTCAGCGGGCTGGAGAGCGTGGAGGGCGTTTTCCTGTCCAGGTTGCCGAGGTTCGAGTGCAACGAGACCGATTTTCCCGATCAG ATATTGGAGTGCACGGCGACTACGGAGAACGCGACTACGGAGGACTTGACCATCTCTTGCTCGCACAGGGCGAAGGGCTTGAATACGGCTGGGAGCAGAGGGCGACGTCTCGACTGGAACTTTCTCTTCGTTGCTGTATTTATCGTGGCGGGTGGCCTGGGGAACATACTCGTCTGCCTCGCTGTGGGGCTCGATAAAAGGCTGCACAACGTCACCAATTACTTCCTTTTGTCTCTCGCGGTGGCCGATTTACTCGTCAGCCTGTTCGTCATGCCTCTGGGCGCGATCCCAGGCTTCTTGG GATACTGGCCATTCGGAGTGGTGTGGTGTAACGTGTACGTGACGTGCGATGTGCTGGCTTGTTCCGCGAGCATAATGCACATGTGCTTCATCTCGTTGGGCCGGTATCTCGGCATCCGGAATCCTTTGCGGACGAGGCACACGTCCACCAAACGGATGGTCGGCTTCAAGATAGCGGCTGTGTGGTTGCTCGCCATGTTGGTCTCCAGCTCGATCACGGTTTTGG GCATAATAAATCCTCTAAACATCATGCCACGGCCGGGAGCGTGCGTGATCAACAACAGAGCGTTTTTCGTGTTCGGCTCTCTGATCGCCTTCTACATACCCATGATCGTCATGGTAGCCACTTACATTCTGACGGTGCAGCTGCTCAGGCAAAAAGCCCGTTTCATCGCGGAACATCCTGAACGAGATCAATTCCGAAGGCTGGGAGGCAGATATTTCTCGACGAGGGCTTCCTCCACCGCCACCTCGACCGTGGAAACCGCCACCCCTTCGTCGTCGCGGTATACGTGGAGGACTTCCGGCGGTGTCGGAAGCGACAG TTTAACCAAATTAAACGCGGAGGCTCTGTGCCGTCGCAAACATAACAGGTGCAGGGGGGCAAGGTCGGCCGCAAAGTCTCAACCGCAGTTGAATTTCGCCGTGAACGGGGCGAGTAACCCGGCCGGAAGCGGAACCGGGGCGACGAGACTGGCGACGAAAGTGGATCAGGCGACGCAAACGCCGGAGAATATCGGCCGTGAAACAAGGAATTTCACTCTGAAGGCTTTGAAGCTCCAATTAAACGTCACTCCCAACACCCTGAATCTCAG GTTTCTCCCCGGTAGAACGAAGAGGAGATCGTTGGCCGCGAACGCCGTTGCAACGGAGCAGAAAGCCAGCAAGGTGTTGGGCCTGGTTTTCTTCATGTTCGTGCTCTGCTGGGCCCCGTTCTTTCTACTAAACATATTTTTCGCCGCGTGCCCCGAATGCTCGGTCCCGGTACACGTGGTCAACGTGTGTCTGTGGCTCGGATACGTGTCCTCCACGATCAATCCGGTCATCTACACCATCTTCAATAGAACGTTCAGGGCTGCGTTCATCAGATTGTTGAAGTGCAAGTGTTCCAG GTCAGCAAGGCCGAGGCATCGTTCAGTGACGGAGAGTGGACGAAACGCGATGAGCCTGTGCACCCCGACCGCGCTGCCATTGGTCATTAGTCTTCAGGGTACGCCGTTGTTGACGCCAACACCGAATCCGACGGCGGCCACGCCGGCCTCGGCAACCTCCTACGTGACGATGATGCATCGCACGCCAACCTCCCTTTACCGTGACACTTTTCATCAACACGAGCACGATCAGAATTGTTGA
- the 5-HT2alpha gene encoding serotonin receptor isoform X1 — protein MEGDLIASWTGNLTAMLHHLPCNDTFLHGCAEECGLASSGFDHMCTAEKGSFASSMTLLCAPCDYSNCDVNVSLVLSGLESVEGVFLSRLPRFECNETDFPDQILECTATTENATTEDLTISCSHRAKGLNTAGSRGRRLDWNFLFVAVFIVAGGLGNILVCLAVGLDKRLHNVTNYFLLSLAVADLLVSLFVMPLGAIPGFLGYWPFGVVWCNVYVTCDVLACSASIMHMCFISLGRYLGIRNPLRTRHTSTKRMVGFKIAAVWLLAMLVSSSITVLGIINPLNIMPRPGACVINNRAFFVFGSLIAFYIPMIVMVATYILTVQLLRQKARFIAEHPERDQFRRLGGRYFSTRASSTATSTVETATPSSSRYTWRTSGGVGSDSLTKLNAEALCRRKHNRCRGARSAAKSQPQLNFAVNGASNPAGSGTGATRLATKVDQATQTPENIGRETRNFTLKALKLQLNVTPNTLNLRFLPGRTKRRSLAANAVATEQKASKVLGLVFFMFVLCWAPFFLLNIFFAACPECSVPVHVVNVCLWLGYVSSTINPVIYTIFNRTFRAAFIRLLKCKCSRSARPRHRSVTESGRNAMSLCTPTALPLVISLQGTPLLTPTPNPTAATPASATSYVTMMHRTPTSLYRDTFHQHEHDQNC, from the exons ATGGAGGGGGATCTGATCGCCTCTTGGACCGGCAACCTGACCGCGATGTTGCACCACCTGCCCTGCAACGACACCTTCCTCCACGGATGCGCGGAGGAGTGTGGACTCGCCTCGTCGGGATTCGATCACATGTGCACGGCCGAGAAGGGAAGCTTCGCCTCGTCCATGACTCTGCTCTGCGCGCCCTGCGACTACTCCAACTGCGACGTGAACGTGTCCTTGGTCCTCAGCGGGCTGGAGAGCGTGGAGGGCGTTTTCCTGTCCAGGTTGCCGAGGTTCGAGTGCAACGAGACCGATTTTCCCGATCAG ATATTGGAGTGCACGGCGACTACGGAGAACGCGACTACGGAGGACTTGACCATCTCTTGCTCGCACAGGGCGAAGGGCTTGAATACGGCTGGGAGCAGAGGGCGACGTCTCGACTGGAACTTTCTCTTCGTTGCTGTATTTATCGTGGCGGGTGGCCTGGGGAACATACTCGTCTGCCTCGCTGTGGGGCTCGATAAAAGGCTGCACAACGTCACCAATTACTTCCTTTTGTCTCTCGCGGTGGCCGATTTACTCGTCAGCCTGTTCGTCATGCCTCTGGGCGCGATCCCAGGCTTCTTGG GATACTGGCCATTCGGAGTGGTGTGGTGTAACGTGTACGTGACGTGCGATGTGCTGGCTTGTTCCGCGAGCATAATGCACATGTGCTTCATCTCGTTGGGCCGGTATCTCGGCATCCGGAATCCTTTGCGGACGAGGCACACGTCCACCAAACGGATGGTCGGCTTCAAGATAGCGGCTGTGTGGTTGCTCGCCATGTTGGTCTCCAGCTCGATCACGGTTTTGG GCATAATAAATCCTCTAAACATCATGCCACGGCCGGGAGCGTGCGTGATCAACAACAGAGCGTTTTTCGTGTTCGGCTCTCTGATCGCCTTCTACATACCCATGATCGTCATGGTAGCCACTTACATTCTGACGGTGCAGCTGCTCAGGCAAAAAGCCCGTTTCATCGCGGAACATCCTGAACGAGATCAATTCCGAAGGCTGGGAGGCAGATATTTCTCGACGAGGGCTTCCTCCACCGCCACCTCGACCGTGGAAACCGCCACCCCTTCGTCGTCGCGGTATACGTGGAGGACTTCCGGCGGTGTCGGAAGCGACAG TTTAACCAAATTAAACGCGGAGGCTCTGTGCCGTCGCAAACATAACAGGTGCAGGGGGGCAAGGTCGGCCGCAAAGTCTCAACCGCAGTTGAATTTCGCCGTGAACGGGGCGAGTAACCCGGCCGGAAGCGGAACCGGGGCGACGAGACTGGCGACGAAAGTGGATCAGGCGACGCAAACGCCGGAGAATATCGGCCGTGAAACAAGGAATTTCACTCTGAAGGCTTTGAAGCTCCAATTAAACGTCACTCCCAACACCCTGAATCTCAG GTTTCTCCCCGGTAGAACGAAGAGGAGATCGTTGGCCGCGAACGCCGTTGCAACGGAGCAGAAAGCCAGCAAGGTGTTGGGCCTGGTTTTCTTCATGTTCGTGCTCTGCTGGGCCCCGTTCTTTCTACTAAACATATTTTTCGCCGCGTGCCCCGAATGCTCGGTCCCGGTACACGTGGTCAACGTGTGTCTGTGGCTCGGATACGTGTCCTCCACGATCAATCCGGTCATCTACACCATCTTCAATAGAACGTTCAGGGCTGCGTTCATCAGATTGTTGAAGTGCAAGTGTTCCAG GTCAGCAAGGCCGAGGCATCGTTCAGTGACGGAGAGTGGACGAAACGCGATGAGCCTGTGCACCCCGACCGCGCTGCCATTGGTCATTAGTCTTCAGGGTACGCCGTTGTTGACGCCAACACCGAATCCGACGGCGGCCACGCCGGCCTCGGCAACCTCCTACGTGACGATGATGCATCGCACGCCAACCTCCCTTTACCGTGACACTTTTCATCAACACGAGCACGATCAGAATTGTTGA
- the 5-HT2alpha gene encoding serotonin receptor isoform X2 → MEGDLIASWTGNLTAMLHHLPCNDTFLHGCAEECGLASSGFDHMCTAEKGSFASSMTLLCAPCDYSNCDVNVSLVLSGLESVEGVFLSRLPRFECNETDFPDQILECTATTENATTEDLTISCSHRAKGLNTAGSRGRRLDWNFLFVAVFIVAGGLGNILVCLAVGLDKRLHNVTNYFLLSLAVADLLVSLFVMPLGAIPGFLGIINPLNIMPRPGACVINNRAFFVFGSLIAFYIPMIVMVATYILTVQLLRQKARFIAEHPERDQFRRLGGRYFSTRASSTATSTVETATPSSSRYTWRTSGGVGSDSLTKLNAEALCRRKHNRCRGARSAAKSQPQLNFAVNGASNPAGSGTGATRLATKVDQATQTPENIGRETRNFTLKALKLQLNVTPNTLNLRFLPGRTKRRSLAANAVATEQKASKVLGLVFFMFVLCWAPFFLLNIFFAACPECSVPVHVVNVCLWLGYVSSTINPVIYTIFNRTFRAAFIRLLKCKCSRSARPRHRSVTESGRNAMSLCTPTALPLVISLQGTPLLTPTPNPTAATPASATSYVTMMHRTPTSLYRDTFHQHEHDQNC, encoded by the exons ATGGAGGGGGATCTGATCGCCTCTTGGACCGGCAACCTGACCGCGATGTTGCACCACCTGCCCTGCAACGACACCTTCCTCCACGGATGCGCGGAGGAGTGTGGACTCGCCTCGTCGGGATTCGATCACATGTGCACGGCCGAGAAGGGAAGCTTCGCCTCGTCCATGACTCTGCTCTGCGCGCCCTGCGACTACTCCAACTGCGACGTGAACGTGTCCTTGGTCCTCAGCGGGCTGGAGAGCGTGGAGGGCGTTTTCCTGTCCAGGTTGCCGAGGTTCGAGTGCAACGAGACCGATTTTCCCGATCAG ATATTGGAGTGCACGGCGACTACGGAGAACGCGACTACGGAGGACTTGACCATCTCTTGCTCGCACAGGGCGAAGGGCTTGAATACGGCTGGGAGCAGAGGGCGACGTCTCGACTGGAACTTTCTCTTCGTTGCTGTATTTATCGTGGCGGGTGGCCTGGGGAACATACTCGTCTGCCTCGCTGTGGGGCTCGATAAAAGGCTGCACAACGTCACCAATTACTTCCTTTTGTCTCTCGCGGTGGCCGATTTACTCGTCAGCCTGTTCGTCATGCCTCTGGGCGCGATCCCAGGCTTCTTGG GCATAATAAATCCTCTAAACATCATGCCACGGCCGGGAGCGTGCGTGATCAACAACAGAGCGTTTTTCGTGTTCGGCTCTCTGATCGCCTTCTACATACCCATGATCGTCATGGTAGCCACTTACATTCTGACGGTGCAGCTGCTCAGGCAAAAAGCCCGTTTCATCGCGGAACATCCTGAACGAGATCAATTCCGAAGGCTGGGAGGCAGATATTTCTCGACGAGGGCTTCCTCCACCGCCACCTCGACCGTGGAAACCGCCACCCCTTCGTCGTCGCGGTATACGTGGAGGACTTCCGGCGGTGTCGGAAGCGACAG TTTAACCAAATTAAACGCGGAGGCTCTGTGCCGTCGCAAACATAACAGGTGCAGGGGGGCAAGGTCGGCCGCAAAGTCTCAACCGCAGTTGAATTTCGCCGTGAACGGGGCGAGTAACCCGGCCGGAAGCGGAACCGGGGCGACGAGACTGGCGACGAAAGTGGATCAGGCGACGCAAACGCCGGAGAATATCGGCCGTGAAACAAGGAATTTCACTCTGAAGGCTTTGAAGCTCCAATTAAACGTCACTCCCAACACCCTGAATCTCAG GTTTCTCCCCGGTAGAACGAAGAGGAGATCGTTGGCCGCGAACGCCGTTGCAACGGAGCAGAAAGCCAGCAAGGTGTTGGGCCTGGTTTTCTTCATGTTCGTGCTCTGCTGGGCCCCGTTCTTTCTACTAAACATATTTTTCGCCGCGTGCCCCGAATGCTCGGTCCCGGTACACGTGGTCAACGTGTGTCTGTGGCTCGGATACGTGTCCTCCACGATCAATCCGGTCATCTACACCATCTTCAATAGAACGTTCAGGGCTGCGTTCATCAGATTGTTGAAGTGCAAGTGTTCCAG GTCAGCAAGGCCGAGGCATCGTTCAGTGACGGAGAGTGGACGAAACGCGATGAGCCTGTGCACCCCGACCGCGCTGCCATTGGTCATTAGTCTTCAGGGTACGCCGTTGTTGACGCCAACACCGAATCCGACGGCGGCCACGCCGGCCTCGGCAACCTCCTACGTGACGATGATGCATCGCACGCCAACCTCCCTTTACCGTGACACTTTTCATCAACACGAGCACGATCAGAATTGTTGA